CACTCCGGCCGCGTCGCCGACCTCACCGTGTCGCTGGCCCAGGCGCTGGAGCACCACACCACCGGCCCCTACGCCCAGGTGCGCTTCTCCGCCGTGGAGCTGCAGGAGCTGCGCTACGCGTCGCTGCTGCACGACTTCGGCAAGGTGGGCGTGCGCGAGAACGTGCTCGTCAAGGCGGAGAAGCTCTACCCCCATGAGCTGGACAACCTGCGCGCCCGCTTCCAGCTCGCGCGCAAGGACCTGCAACTGCAGAGCTCCCGCCGCCGGCTCGCCGCCGTGGAGGCGCGGGGACTTGCCGCCCTGCCCTCCATCCACCAGGAGGAGGACGCGCGGCTGGCCACCGAGCTGGCCCAGCTGGATGAGGTGATGGGCTTCCTGCTCACCTGCAACAAGCCCACGGTGCTGGCCCAGGGCAACTTCGAGCGCCTGCTGGAGCTGGGCAAGCTCACGTTCACGGACGCGCACGACCGAGGGCAGCCGCTGCTGTTGCCCAATGAGATCCAATCCCTCTCCATCACCCGCGGCACGCTCTCACCGGAGGAGCGCCGGGAGATCGAGAGCCACGTGGACCACACGTACCGCTTCCTGTCGCAGATCCCCTGGACGCGCGCCCTGCGCCGCGTGCCGGAGATCGCCTACGCGCACCATGAGAAGCTGGACGGCACGGGCTACCCGCGCGCCATCCCGGACACGACCATCCCCGTGCAGTCCCGGATGATGTCCATTTGCGACATCTACGACGCGCTCACCGCGAGCGACCGGCCCTACAAGAAGGCCGTGCCGCACCTGCTCGCGCTCGACATCCTCAAGAAGGAGGCGAGCTCCGGGCAGCTGGACGCGGAGCTGTTCTCCATCTTCGTCGGGGCGGAG
This region of Corallococcus soli genomic DNA includes:
- a CDS encoding HD domain-containing phosphohydrolase: MLPQSVPASPNLSRRLAKLTSILDVAKAMSAERDLDLLLPLILYEATKVVESDRCSLFILDREREELWSKVAQGSKNEIRLPMGSGIAGQVAHTGAVINIPDAYADPRFNSSFDVSSGYRTHTILCVPMRDANGDVTGVIQALNKRGGIVFDAEDEELLLALGAQAAGAIENALLHEEINRLFEGFVSASVVAIEARDPTTAGHSGRVADLTVSLAQALEHHTTGPYAQVRFSAVELQELRYASLLHDFGKVGVRENVLVKAEKLYPHELDNLRARFQLARKDLQLQSSRRRLAAVEARGLAALPSIHQEEDARLATELAQLDEVMGFLLTCNKPTVLAQGNFERLLELGKLTFTDAHDRGQPLLLPNEIQSLSITRGTLSPEERREIESHVDHTYRFLSQIPWTRALRRVPEIAYAHHEKLDGTGYPRAIPDTTIPVQSRMMSICDIYDALTASDRPYKKAVPHLLALDILKKEASSGQLDAELFSIFVGAEIPRRALKKSPA